ATCGCAAACAATGAACCCGAGTTTCCTCATCTCATTGACATTATTCTTATTCAGGTCAAAAACATAAATATCTTCGACCCCTTTGAACTCGGAATATACCCTGGCATGGTTTCTCCCCATCGTTCCTGTTCCAATGATACCAATTTTCATTCGAATTCCTCAAAATTATTTATAGTATCTGCAATATATTTTAAATCTTCTTCTGTTAGCGCCGGATGTACAGGCAAACTTAAAACCGTGTTTGCTAATTCCCCTGCAACCGGGCATTTAACATTTTTATCAGTATAGCCCAATTCCTGATATAGCGGTTGCTTAAAAATAGGTAGTGGATAATGGACTGCGCATCCGATGCCATTGTCGGTCAGATATTTGATAAACTCTTCACGGTCTATTGAATCTCTATCGATTATTACTACATACTGGTGATAAACATGCTTAACGCTGTTATCCTTATGCGGCGTGATTATTCCATCTGCTTTTATGTGTTTATTTAGATACTCTGCGTTATGTATCCTTTTTCCGTTAAATCCATCCAATTTTTTAAGCTGAACTATGCCGATCGCCGCCTGTATATCTGTCATGCGGTAATTATATCCTAATACTGTATGAAAATATTTTGAACTTTGCCCGTGGTTCCTGAGTAACCTGGATGACCCCGAAACCTCATCATTATCTGTTGTTATTATGCCTCCTTCCCCAGTCGTGATGTTCTTTGTGGGATAAAATGAAAAACATCCGGTACCAAAACTTCCGACCTTCTTTCCCTGATACTCTGCGCCGTGAGCCTGCGCGCAGTCTTCGACCAGCAGTAATTTATGGTCTTCACAAATCTCCTGTATGGCTTTTACATCGAATGGATGCCCAAACAGATGCACCCCGATTATTGCTTTGGTTTTTGCGGTTATTTTATTTAAAACATCCGCTGGATTAATATTAAAAGTCCGCTCATCCACGTCAGCAAAAACGGGTTTAGCTTTCTGGTAGAGGATCGAGTTTGCAGTAGCTATAAAGGTAAAAGGTGTAGTTATGACTTCGTCACCCTCTTTGA
Above is a window of Candidatus Methanoperedens sp. DNA encoding:
- a CDS encoding DegT/DnrJ/EryC1/StrS family aminotransferase — protein: MKRHIPIARPITTDEELKAIEEVLKSGMLAQGKAVNEFENLFSDYIGVKNAIAVSNGTVALDVALKALGIKEGDEVITTPFTFIATANSILYQKAKPVFADVDERTFNINPADVLNKITAKTKAIIGVHLFGHPFDVKAIQEICEDHKLLLVEDCAQAHGAEYQGKKVGSFGTGCFSFYPTKNITTGEGGIITTDNDEVSGSSRLLRNHGQSSKYFHTVLGYNYRMTDIQAAIGIVQLKKLDGFNGKRIHNAEYLNKHIKADGIITPHKDNSVKHVYHQYVVIIDRDSIDREEFIKYLTDNGIGCAVHYPLPIFKQPLYQELGYTDKNVKCPVAGELANTVLSLPVHPALTEEDLKYIADTINNFEEFE